A single Amphiprion ocellaris isolate individual 3 ecotype Okinawa chromosome 15, ASM2253959v1, whole genome shotgun sequence DNA region contains:
- the si:ch211-153f2.3 gene encoding uncharacterized protein si:ch211-153f2.3 gives MDRNSHSEDSLSSLLLENIKNKLLDAFRTSVENRDVPQGSFRPVRSLQVNEELRRAKIDGALTWLRSELMEMRSQDLQLAQTLLGLNSEIQRLRRESCGGLEVEGEEQQ, from the exons ATGGACAGAAACAGCCACTCTGAGGACTCTCTGTCATCGCTGCTGCTGGAGAACATCAAGAACAAACTGCTGGATGCCTTCAGAACCTCAGTGGAGAACAGAGACGTTCCTCAGGGTTCCTTCAGACCCGTCAGGAGTCTTCAGGTCAACGAGGAGCTGCGAAGAGCCAAAATAGACGGAGCTTTGACCTGGTTGAGGTCTGAACTG ATGGAGATGCGCTCTCAGGACCTTCAGCTCGCTCAGACTCTCCTGGGGCTGAACTCTGAGATCCAGAGGCTGAGGAGGGAAAGTTGTGGAGGTCTGGAGGTGGAAGGAGAAGAACAGCAGTGA